The segment AAGAGAGGCTAAAATACTGGAGTTTTTTAGTCGTGTCGGCAGCCATGCCACGGACATTTTTCTTGGGATAGAGAATTTGAAGGGTATAATTGTCGCAGGTCCCGGGCCGATAAAATATGATTTCCTGAAGGGAGACTATCTGCATTATCAGTTGAAAGACAAAGTCATTTCTACTATTGACTCTGCCTACGTAGGCAAGCAGGGAGTGAAGGAGGTTGTTGAGAAGGCACCGGAGATTATGCGACAAGTTCGCTATGTAGAAGAGAAGAGGCTCGTGCAGAGTTTTCTTTACCAGGTTGGGCATGATACTGGTTTAGCTACCTACGGTGAAGAGGAAGTTAGGCGTGCTTTGAAAATGGGGGCAGTGAGGACTTTGCTGCTCTCTGATGCGTTGGATATAGCTCGAGTAACGGTGAACTGTGCAACGTGCGACTATATCAGGAAAGAGACGGTGAAGAGTCGAGAGGTTGAAGGTCTTCAGCAAAGCCTTATGGGACAGCCGTGCCCAAAATGTAAATCGCCTTCTCTCACTGCGGAGCAAGTAGAAGACATTGTTGAGGAATTGGCAGAGCTGGCTGAGCACGCAAATGCAGATGTGGAGGTTGTGTCAACGGATACGGAGGAGGGGCAGATGTTGAAGAACGCGTTCGGAGGAATCGCAGCCATATTACGCTTCAAAATTTAGTACGCTTTTCAGTTGAAAGCCACACTTGAAACAGCTTTACTCAGCAACTATTAAAATCCCGAAAATGCTCAATCATATTTAACATTTATCAGACTCTTATCAGGGGCCAGATAGAATTCCGAGAGGTCCAAGTGTGACGTACACACATGCAAAGAGCCGACGTCCCCTAAATAACTGTACCGAAGCTTACGATAAGCTATTAGACAATCTCTAAATCACTCAACCAAGATAAATCTCATCGAAACTTCATGAACCCAATTGACATACTAAGCATACTCTTCCAATACAGCCTCCTCCACCTATACATGCCAATAGTTAAAAGCGTAGGTTTCTCGCACCCTCTCACATTCACTATAATCGCCGCCCACAACACCTTCAGCCTAACTTACCTGCTCTTCACAGTGGCCGTCGCCTACCCTGCCCTCCGCAAAAAAGCGTGGCTCATACCCACCGCAGTAACTATAATGTGGGCAATAATCTGTATCAACTTAATGGTAACGTTAAACATTTCTACTACGACTGCAATCGCTGCTGTCCTTCCTCATGGATGGCTTGAATTCACAGCAATAGCTTACTGGACAAACGCTATGCGCAAAGCCGCACAAAACAACAACATGCCAAAACCAATCAACACTCCAACCTTCAAAGAATACCTCAAAGCCTTGACGAGGCCTAAAAAGCTAATGAGCCTAGCCAAAACAGACATGAAAGTCTCATTCAAAGCGACAAAGCTTTCATTAGGAATTCTCTGCCGAAACCTCAAGAAAGCTTACATAACTACGTTAATCCTAATTGCAACGGCGGCTCTGATAGAAACTTATATGACACCTCAAATAATGTTTCTTATCAATAGCCTTTAAGGGATGAGAAGGAACAGAAGAAAGGGGGAGGGGCTAATAACCAAGAATCCCTTTTCCGTTCCAGTCCCACTTTCCCTAGGAACTAAAAAAGGAGATGTAAAAAGAGTTCTTTTCAGCTCAGCAGATCCTTATAGACGCGGTTGTGGTCCACGTTCTTCTCCATAAACACGCTTACTCTGTTGTCCTCAGCAGTGAAAGAAAGGAATTTTGTGGTGTTTCCTTCTACCAATACATATTTTACGTCGCCAAGCTCAAAAGTATTCGAAAGCTCCTCACCTGCCTCTAAAGCTGAAGAAGATAAAACCGCAAAGTCGATAATCTTCGTTGAATCTTTTAAATCGATACTTGCAGACTTTGCATTCCTGAGAATGTAGCCAATTACTCCCTCTTTCGTATTTACCTTGTCAATGTTTTGCTTTATCTTGTCTCCTTTGGGGGCATTATCTTTTTTCAGCTCCTTCTTTTCAGCTCTCTTTGCTTCCGCAAGCTCTTGTGCCTTCTTTATCTGCGTTTCTAACTCTTCTGAGAAGTCAAGTGCGATTTCGGGCTTTTCTTCTTCTTCCTTCAAGGCTACTTTGCTTGATTTGCGTTTTCTAGGTGCCATAAAGCTCATCTCCACTAATTGATTACTGGTTTAATCCTCACCAGTTCACCCTTCTTGACATCGAGAGTATGACAAAGCTTTTCTGGAATGCGAATAACAGCCCTATTTTCAAGCTTTGAGTAATCTAACGTCTTGACTTTGCATTGGCTGGTTTTGCCGTTGAAAGATTCAACTTCAACAAGGTTAATTTCTTTGCCGTCTAGAAGCTCTTCCCACTGTGACATAATATCTTCGCTAATTTGCACTGTGTCGTTGCGAACCAATAGGCCGCCGAAACTCTCAACAATTAATTGGTTAGAGGGTAATTCTAGCTCAGGTATGGGCTCCTCTTCAGCTTCTTTGCTTTCTTCTTCCTCTATTTCCTCTCGCAGTTTCTCTTCCTCTCGTAGATCCTCTTCCATTCCTTGCTTCAATAAAGTACGGGAAGGAGAAAAATGCTTGAGGGGGGTAGGGCCAAGACTGTCAAGCAGCTTTATAACAGTTGGAATCAACACACGCGCAACAGTTTCTAGATATTTCATATCTGCCTTCTTCGAAGCAACCATGGTCAAGTACATGTCGTTAATACAAGATATGTGAACATTGCCTTTGCTGCATTCAACCACTAAGGAATTTAGGCCTCCAATTGTGTCCACCTTTTCCAGAATGCCTTCTAGCGAGCTTACTACTCTTTCTAAAGTGGCTTCGGGAGTCTCAGCGTCTCCTGCAATCACAGTGGCTTCCTTGTCAAAGAGAAAGCAAGTTTGCACGTCGGGGCAAACATTTCGAATCTCGGTTAGGGCATTCTTTAATGCAAATGCATATGCTTCGTTACTCATTTCATTTTCACTCCATGGAATTTTATGAAATCTTGAAAAGTATTCTCTCGGGTACTCCATCGTCTTCCAAAACGAGATATCTGAGTCCTTCAGTGTCGCCTATTTGATCGACCCATTTCAATGCTTCTCGCGATTTCTGCAAGACTAAAAGCCTGTCCTGTTGGCTTCTGACAACTTCTTCTATAGCTGTTAATTCGTGAAACGGGTTGGCATCTAGGACAACGTTTAGACCACCTACCGAAATTTCGCCTAGATTTTCTTGATTTGCTTTCTTGCCTGCGAGTTTGAAGACTACATCTCGTATTTTTTTCGACCTTTCAGCTAATGCTCGAATTTCGTCAAGGCGGCGCAAATACTCGCCAAGCATGCTTTTAGTTCTACTTATTTCGTCATCAATTGTTTTTGCTATATCTGAGGCTGATTCATATTCTTTTAGTTCTACTACCATTTTCAATACCTCCAAATAGGGTGGAAGGAGAGGGGTGCTTTTACCCTACCCCCATTCTCAAACTATATGAAACTGTGGTGCTTTAAGGAGCTGTCTTTATGTAAGGACCAAACATATTGCCCTTCGCCGTAATCACCGTAAACTCGTACTTAGTACCAGACGTATACTCTGCTCCTCCTGAACGAGTCACGTTAAACGTCACAGAATTGCCTGCAGCTAATGAATAGGTAGGTGTATAACCCCAATCATCAGCGTCCACATCGTTGACTCGAACCCCACTTATTGTCATGTCTGATGAACCAGTGTTCTTGACAGTAATTCGAATCCAGTATTTAGTGCTTGAACTATCCCACGTGTAGCCTGTGAATGCTAATTCTTCTGTTTGCATGAATGTGAATGTCAATGCTCCCATCCAAGCGGCGACTGCGATTGATACTGCGACTGTTACGGCGATTAGTATGATTGCTGCGACTACTGGGCTCAACGCCTTTCTGCTCTTTAGAAATCTTTTCATTCGGTTTTTATCCCTCCTTTTTCAGGTTCACTAGAAGGATAACTGCGTATTGAGATTTAAATCTTACTAATTAAGACATCATATTACGCGCGCAGTTTACAACCCAACAGCAAAAAGCCTACAACTACAACACTCATCGGTAAACATTAAGAAGCACAAGCTCACACCTTCATGACTCTCACGTCTAGCATCTATTAGCCACTCTTTTGGATCTTATTATGAGCATCTGATACAGAGTTTGGCCTAGGAGGTGCATAGAAATCTTGGCCTCCTTTGCTCCCGCTACTTTTTCTTTTCTTAACTTTTTTTCTTGCAGAATCAATCTTGCTACCACCCACAGAAAATAGAGTGCCAGCAGGAAAACCACAAATTCAAATGATTCTCTTGCATACACCCAAACAACCACGATTGCAAGAATGATTGCTAGCAAATTGACTAGAACAATCGCTGAATACTTCATGGTTCAATACATTCCTAAAGACACGTAAAATTCTTTTGATGTTCGGTAAGACAGAAACACGCTTGATACGGGTTTGCTCATTGAGCGCACGTAAAAATTTTCCAAAAGCTAGCGAATTTGAAGTGAGTTTTGGATACTTCACCACGACGGAAGACGTTCAGGTGTTCAGAAAGCGCAAATAGTACCCGTGTAAAGTGAAAAACCATCTCAATAAAGGTTTATATGGAATGAAAAAAAGGATACTAATTCACCGCTCTCAATCTCTAGGAAGAAGAGGTTCTATCATGAAAAAAGCCAAGGTAATCATTATGGGGGCAGCAGGCAGAGACTTCCACAATTTCAATGTCTACTTCAGAAATAACGATTCATATGAGGTAGTAGCCTTCACTGCCACCCAAATACCTGGAATCGAAAAACGAAACTACCCTCCAGAACTCACAGGGCCAAAATATCCACAAGGAATCCCCATATATCCAGAAGATAAATTGCCAGAACTCATAAAAAACTACGACATCAACGAGGTTGTTTTCGCCTACAGCGACGTACCTCACGAATACGTCATGCACAAAGCATCGCTAGCAATGTCTTTCGGAGCAGACTTTAGGCTAATGGGCCCGTCCACAACAATGATAAAAGCCAAAGTTCCAGTTGTTTCTGTTTGCGCAGTTAGAACTGGTTCTGGAAAAAGCCAGACTTCGCGAAAGGTAGCTGCCTTGTTGAAGAAAATGGGTTTCCGAGTCGCTGTTATAAGGCATCCAATGCCTTACGGAGATTTAGCAAAGCAGATTTGGCAACGGTTTGCGTCCTACGAAGACCTTGATAAGCATGAATGTACAATTGAAGAGCGAGAGGAATATGAGCCTCACATTGCCAATGGAACACTGGTGTTTGCTGGCGTAGACTATGAAAAAATCTTAAGAGAAGCAGAGAAAGAAGCAGACGTAATTGTCTGGGACGGAGGAAATAACGACCTTCCCTTCTACCATTCAGATCTCTTCATAGTGGTTGCGGACCCTCACAGGCCAGGTCACGAGCTTACATACTACCCTGGAGAAACAAACCTGAGGATGGCAGATGTGATAATTATCAACAAGGTTGACACCGCTAGTCCGGAAGGTGTTGAAACTGTGAGGAAGAACATTAAAACAGTGAATCCTGAGGCTTTGGTCATTGAAGCATCGTCTCCCATCACTGTAGACAACCCAGATTTGATTAAAGGAAAAAAAGTTTTGGTTGTGGAGGATGGGCCTACGTTGACGCATGGCAACATGGCTTATGGCGCAGGAGTTATCGCAGCTAGAAAGTTAGGTGCAAGTGAAATCGTCGATCCGAGACCTTACGCTGTAGGCTCAATAGTGGAGACTTACAAGAAGTACTCTCACCTTGGAACATTGCTTCCCGCTATTGGATATGGCAAAGAACAAATAAAAGAGCTAGAGGAAACAATAAACAGCACGCCATGTGACGTTGTGGTTATTGGCACTCCCATAGATTTGAGACGCGTCTTGCAAATTAACAAGCCCACCGTGAGAACAAAATACACTCTTAAAGAACTAGGCTCTTCAACTCTTGAAGATGTGCTAAAGAAACACTTCCAAAAGTGACATAGATGACTGAAGAAAGCATAACCCGTGTGCTAATCAAATTCTCTATAGAAAACGTCGGCGAAGCCGAAGGCGAGCTAATTCGCCATCTAGCCCCTAGAACAGTTGACGCCATAACCAAGACGCTTCCGATAGAAGGCAGAATGGCTTTGTGGAAAGAAGAAGTCTACTTTGAAATTCCAATTAAGATGGGCGACGAGAAGGCTAAACCGAAGGTTGAGAAGGGTACAATTGCTTATTGGCCCATGGGAAATGCTCTCTGCGTCTTTTATGGCGAATCCCAGCCCTACAGTCCCGTCAACATAATTGGAAAAGTAACAAAGAATTTAGAGATCTTTGCTGATGCAAAAAGTGGAACAAAAATCAAAGTAGAAAAAGCCTAATGATAGCATCAAAGAAAAGTGCTCTCAGCCCACCTTTCTAAAATCCTTCCGCATTCACTCTTCACAGCACGATCTTTAGATTTCATTCTTAACGCCTCTAAGAACTGGACACGTTTTTCTACGCTTCTCGCCTCGGCTGCCCCGCCATAATACAGTTTCCCCTCCAAAAACTCCTTCATCTGCGACGCTTTCTGCACAAGAAATCCTGCAGCCGCGATAGGATTTTCCAACAGCTGCATGTTCACCCAAATAGCCACGTCAGCTTCTCGCAGTTGGCTAAAGCCATCTATCTCAACAATTCGCCTGATATAAGTTCTTAGAAATTCGTAAAACCCAGCAGTTTTAACATGTTTCAAGACTTCCTTCAATCTTTTCTTAAAGAGAGGGTTCCCCTTTAGAATTAACCTATGCTTATATCCAGATTCCACTAGTTTTCTAGCCTTTTCCACTTCATCAAATGTGTAAACTCGTTTTGGAAAATCAGAAGCCATTATTTTGTCTTATTTCTCCATCTTATGAAATGAGTAAAACTAGTCTGCAGGCTTGTAGATTCTAAGGTTCCGACTCTTCGAAACAAATTCGACCATGCCATTGCGTTCCAACTCTTTCAGAAAGGCTCTGGCAACGCTTAAGCGCACATCAAAGCGGGATGCGACAGAATAAGGTGTTACGATCTTCATCTTTTTCAGCTCGCCTATAAATTTGTCACTTTTTAGACTTGGCGGCGTAATCCCTGGAATAGACTTCTTTTGGCTTGGTGCTGTGGTTTCACGTTTTTCCTTTTTGCCACCTTTCTTTTTTTGCGCTTTTGCCATTTGCTTTATGGAGCGCTTCTTTTTTCCGCCCATTCTTATTTCCTCAATTGCTCGAGAAAAAGAGGGAGTGCATCCTTATAGCCTTTTTCTGTCACGCAACTGTAGCTATTTTTTGTTTGTGTTCTTTTTGCCACT is part of the Candidatus Bathyarchaeota archaeon genome and harbors:
- the prf1 gene encoding peptide chain release factor aRF-1, which codes for MSKSRKKRTSLERFRLKKALDMLARKEGRGTELVSLYVPPGKQISEVLNTLRQEHGTAANIKSDTTRSNVQDAITKVQQRLKLFKRVPERGLVIFSGAIPQNGPGSERNETYVLTPPEPININLYRCDSKFHTEYLLEMLKEKEAYGILLVDSSEATFAVLQGRRLNIVKETTSGVPGKMRAGGQSARRFERQREAKILEFFSRVGSHATDIFLGIENLKGIIVAGPGPIKYDFLKGDYLHYQLKDKVISTIDSAYVGKQGVKEVVEKAPEIMRQVRYVEEKRLVQSFLYQVGHDTGLATYGEEEVRRALKMGAVRTLLLSDALDIARVTVNCATCDYIRKETVKSREVEGLQQSLMGQPCPKCKSPSLTAEQVEDIVEELAELAEHANADVEVVSTDTEEGQMLKNAFGGIAAILRFKI
- a CDS encoding stage II sporulation protein M translates to MNPIDILSILFQYSLLHLYMPIVKSVGFSHPLTFTIIAAHNTFSLTYLLFTVAVAYPALRKKAWLIPTAVTIMWAIICINLMVTLNISTTTAIAAVLPHGWLEFTAIAYWTNAMRKAAQNNNMPKPINTPTFKEYLKALTRPKKLMSLAKTDMKVSFKATKLSLGILCRNLKKAYITTLILIATAALIETYMTPQIMFLINSL
- a CDS encoding roadblock/LC7 domain-containing protein, with translation MAPRKRKSSKVALKEEEEKPEIALDFSEELETQIKKAQELAEAKRAEKKELKKDNAPKGDKIKQNIDKVNTKEGVIGYILRNAKSASIDLKDSTKIIDFAVLSSSALEAGEELSNTFELGDVKYVLVEGNTTKFLSFTAEDNRVSVFMEKNVDHNRVYKDLLS
- a CDS encoding fibronectin type III domain-containing protein; this translates as MKRFLKSRKALSPVVAAIILIAVTVAVSIAVAAWMGALTFTFMQTEELAFTGYTWDSSSTKYWIRITVKNTGSSDMTISGVRVNDVDADDWGYTPTYSLAAGNSVTFNVTRSGGAEYTSGTKYEFTVITAKGNMFGPYIKTAP
- a CDS encoding cyclic 2,3-diphosphoglycerate synthase codes for the protein MKKAKVIIMGAAGRDFHNFNVYFRNNDSYEVVAFTATQIPGIEKRNYPPELTGPKYPQGIPIYPEDKLPELIKNYDINEVVFAYSDVPHEYVMHKASLAMSFGADFRLMGPSTTMIKAKVPVVSVCAVRTGSGKSQTSRKVAALLKKMGFRVAVIRHPMPYGDLAKQIWQRFASYEDLDKHECTIEEREEYEPHIANGTLVFAGVDYEKILREAEKEADVIVWDGGNNDLPFYHSDLFIVVADPHRPGHELTYYPGETNLRMADVIIINKVDTASPEGVETVRKNIKTVNPEALVIEASSPITVDNPDLIKGKKVLVVEDGPTLTHGNMAYGAGVIAARKLGASEIVDPRPYAVGSIVETYKKYSHLGTLLPAIGYGKEQIKELEETINSTPCDVVVIGTPIDLRRVLQINKPTVRTKYTLKELGSSTLEDVLKKHFQK
- a CDS encoding cyclophilin-like fold protein, yielding MTEESITRVLIKFSIENVGEAEGELIRHLAPRTVDAITKTLPIEGRMALWKEEVYFEIPIKMGDEKAKPKVEKGTIAYWPMGNALCVFYGESQPYSPVNIIGKVTKNLEIFADAKSGTKIKVEKA